ACCCAAGGCAGGGGCCATGTACTCCCACTCCCAGAATGGGGGCTTTTTCGCATTAGGTCTCCCAGGGTCCCAGCTAActggtctttttgttgttgttgttgtttgagacagaatttcgctcttgtcgtccaggctggagtgcaatggtaagatctcccctcactacaacctctgcctcctgggttcaagcagttctcctgcctcagcctcccaagtagctgggattacaggtacccgccaccatgcccagctaatttttttttttttttttttgagatggagtcttgctctgtcacccaggctggagtgcagtggccggatctcagctcactgcaagctccacctcccgggtttacgccattctcctgcctcagcctctcgagtagctgggactacaggcgcccgccacctcacctggctagttttttgtatttttttagtagagacggggtttcaccgtgttagccaggatggtctcgatctcctgacctcgtgatccgcccatctcggcctcccaaagtgctgggattacaggcttgagccaccgcgccaggcctatttttttgtattttttaatagagactgggtttcactatgttgcctaggctggtcttgaactcctgacctcaggtgatccgcctgcctcggcctcccaaagtgctgggattacaagtgtgagccactgtgcccagcctgttttttcttgttgttgttttttgagacggagttttgctcttgttgcccaggctggagtgcagtggaccgatcttggctcactgcaacctctgcctcccaggtttaagcgattctcccgcttcagcctactgagtagctgggattataggcacgcgccaccatgcctggctaattttgtatttttagtagagatggggtttctccatgttggtcaggctggtctcgaactcccggcctcaggtgatctgcccgccttggcctcccaaagtgctgggatttcaggcatgagcccactgtgcctggcccagcctgttgtttctttttttgagacagagtctcgctctgtcgctcaagctggagtgcagtggtgtgatctctgctcaccgcaacctccacctcctgggtttaagcaattctcctgtcttccaagtagctggaattacaggcacgtgccaagatgcccagctaatttttgtacttttagtagagatggggtttcaccacgttggccaggctggtctcaaactcctgacctcaggtgatctgccggcctcagcctcccaacatgggattacaggtatgagccaccgtgcctggcctttattgCCTATTTTGGGACAGCGGGGAAGGCTAAGGCCCAGAGAGAGCCAGGGATACTTCTGAGATCCTGGTGGGGGATGGTGCCAGGGGGATTGGAGGGATGCAGAACAGGGGTCCCACCTGTGGGCTTTGCATAAATCCCTGTTCAGCTCGGCACTCTGAGACCGTCTGGCTCGCCCCTTCTGAGCCACCCGTTCCAGCTCCCTGCGCAGAGACTGCAGCTGCTCCCGCAGGTCCAGCGTCCTGTTGCGAAGGGGAAGAGAGGGGGCTCACAGCCCTAGCCCATCCTATTTCCCACATCTCCTCCTACCCACCTGCCCACAGTATTGTCATGTAAACACACCTGTACACAGGGGTACACCTTAACTTCTGCTGCAGACAACCCCCCTGGGGGCTGTCACATAGtctgcccacccccacccagccCAGGACCCAGGCACACACCTGGTAAGCGATGCTGCCAGTTCCTGGGCTAACTTCTCTGGGTCCCAGGGCCTGCCCACCTGGCCACCATCAATGCCACTGGTGCCACCAGGGACAGCAGGAAGGCCCTAAGGGAGAGAGAAGACAAGAAAGTGACATTAACCTGGGCCAAGTCCGTGCTTGGCCCTCACTGGACATTGAAGCTACCCAGACAGTGGCAGCTGCTGTGCTCTCAGAGACCCCCGCCTGGTTCCATACCCCAATAAGAGCGAAGTTACActctgataagggaaatatcttatttaattaaaaaaaatttttttttttttttattgagacagagtctcactctgccacccaggctggggtacagtggcacgatcttggctgatagcaacttctgcctcccaggttcaagcgattctcctgcctcagccttccaagtagttggcattacagacacatgccaccagacctggctactgtttgtatttttagtagagacttggtttcaccatgttggccaggctggtctcgaacctcatctctaaaaataaaatttaggggccaggtatggtagctcacgcctgtaatcccagaactttgggaggccgagacgggtggatcacttgaagtcaggagttcaagaccagcctggccaacatggtgaaaccctgtctctactaaatatacaaaaattagcctggcatggtggcagacccctgtaatcccagctgctcaggaagctaaggcaggagaatcgcttgaacttgggaggtggaggttgcagtgagctgagatcacgccactgcactccagcctgggcaacagagtaagacttggtctcaaaaaaaaaaaaaaaaaaaaaattagccaggcatggtggtgggtacctgtagtcccaactacttgggcagctgaggcaggagaatcacttgaagctgggaggcagaggttggagtgagctgggattgcagcactgcactccagcctgagcgacacagtgagactgtctcaaaaaaaaaaaaaaaaaaaaatagagatccACGGGAAGTCCTTGCTCCTGTCTAATCCttgtttgaaataataataatatatattttttaaattagtctgggcgcagtggctcatgcctgtaatcccagaactttgggaggccaaggtgggcgatcacctgaggtcaggagtttgagaacagcctggccaacatggtgaaaccctgtcgctactaaaaatacaaaaattagccaggcatggtggtgcaagcctgtaatcccagctactcgggaggccaaagcaggagaatcgcttgaacctgggaggcagagattacagtgagccaagatcacgccactgcacgcgggcctgggtgacagagcaagatctgtttcaaaaaaaaaaaaaattaaaggccagGCGCTGTGACTGATGGCTATAAtgctagtactttgggaggctgacgcaggcaaatcacctgaggtcaggagttcgacaccagcctggccaacatggtaaaaccccatctgtactaaaaaatacaaaaattggccgggtgcagtggctcacgcctataatctcagcactttgggaggccgaggagggtggatcacgaggtcaggagatcgaggccatcatggctaacacagtgaaaccccatctctagtaaaactacaaaaatattagccgggcgaggtggcagacgcctgtagtcccagctactcgggaggctgaggcgggagaatggcgtgaactccggaggcggaggttgcagtgagccgagattgcgccactgcactccagcctgggcaacagagtgacactcagtctcaaaataaataaataaataaataaataaataaataaataaatatttgggcacggtggcagacgcctataatcccggctacttgggaggctgaggcaggagaattgcttgaacctgggaggcggaggctgcagtgagccaagactgcaccattgcactccagcctgggcgacaagagcaaaactctgtctcaaaaaataaataaataaagagagatgaggtctcgctctgtggtccaggctggagtgaaatgacaTAATTGTGGCTTGctgaagcctccaactcctgggttcaagtgatcctcccacctcagcctccccagtagctgggaccaccgtgCCTGGGTAACTTGATAAGGGAAATATGTAACAGGAAACCTCATCTGAAGTCACTCCAGGAGGGCTTCCTTGAGGAGGTGATGTCTAAGCTAAGATCTACAGGAGATCGAGGACTTTATGACACAAACAGGGAAGTTCCTGGCAGGGACACAGAATGTACAAAGGCTTGGAGGTGGGAGAGATGATTCAAAGAGCTGCATTAAGGACAGGCGcagcgactcatgcctgtaatctcagcactttgggaggcggaggcaggcgaaacatttgaggccaggagttcgagaccagcctggccaacatggtgaaactacatctctacaaaacatacaaaaattagctagatgtggtggtgtgtgtctgtaatcccagctactcaggaggctgagacaggagaatcacttgaacctgggaggcagaggttgcagtgagcagagatggcaacattgcattccagccggggcaacaagagcaaacctccgtctcaaaaaaaaaaaaaaggggggggggtgcTGTGATTGACAAGGACTATGTTCTCATTAGTAAGCTACTACCCCTGCCAGGTTCAGGCAGGGCGGCTCACCTGATACCACTCTTCCTCGTCCCCGCTGCTGCCACCTCCGCTGCTATGTCCGCCACTGCTGTTTGCCCCACCAGTCCGGAGCTCTGCCCGTTCCCACCGCAGTTGCTCCAGCAGGAGCACGTGAGCTGGACCCAGGGCTCGGAGGGCAGCCTCCCGCAGCTCTAGGCCCCGCTTCTCACGCCGCACCAGCTGCAGCCGAAGCATCAGGTCCGTCAGGGCCTCCTGCAGGAccaaggagaggggagagaattTCTGCTTCTACGGTCAACTGCAGGGAAACCGAGACCCCAAGAGGCACCCACTGAGGCCTATTCAGACAAAAACAGTGacctttggctgggcacggtggctcatgcctgtaatcccagcactttgggaggccgaagtgggtggattacctgaggtcaggagttcgagaccagcctggccaacatggcaaaacaccgtctccacagaaaatacaaaaaatagccgagtgtggtggtgcacaactgtaatctcagctactcaggaggctgaggcaggagaatcacttgaacccggtgggggcagaggctgcagtgagccgagatagcgccacagcactccagcctgggtgagagcaagactctgtctcaaaaaaaaaaaaaaaaaaaaaaacctaggaccTTCACCATTTTCTTGTGAGGTGGAAATATCTTCCTCCCATAAAAACCACAGCTGTAGAAATGGCATTTCCTAGAGAGCAAGTAGCTTACATAGGTCATATAGCAGTTCTGTCAAAGCTTCTGGAGTTTCTCCAGCTCCAGAACCTCAAGGTTTTCATGCCAAGCTACAAACCCAAGACTGTGTTCTTTGCTCCCACCTCTTCCCATAGGAAGGGGATTTTGGAGAGCCAGATTTGTAGTCTATTGAGAAACTGAACCCCAGAAGACAAACTCCTATTAATCCCTCAAAACCCCAGTTCCAATTCTCCTTCACAATgcctgcacccagcccaggagAATTCTCCTTTGCTCCTTGATCCCCCAACCTCAGTAAAGGATTTTGTCCCACCAAGAAAACTGACAGTGACCACAGCCCATTTGTACCCTTGTGGCCACCAGGTCCTGCTGAATTTGTGTCTTCTCCAGTCGGGGAAGAGCTGGGCCAGCCTGGGTCCCCAGAATGGCCTGCACCATGGCTTCTGCACGGGGCACAGTGGGCATGGGTGCCAAGGTGGGACCAGGCTCTGAGAGAATCTTCACTAGAGAACGGCGCTCCTGGAGACGCTGGACATAGCTTTGGAGCTGGAAAGCCACTTCCTGTGGTGTGGGCTTATCCACACTGCTGCCCTCAGGgctacagaaaacagaagaggtgCCTATGTCAACACCGGCAGGCATAGGTGGGTTAACTTCATGCCAATCCTGGTAGGGTCCATCATCTTCCATCTCACTGGCCATGATGGAGTCTTTGCCATCTGTGGTGGCCCCTGTCACACCAACATACCCCACTAGGCACCATCTTCCGTCAAGACCACATTTTGGTCAGGTgcggtgatgcacacctgtaaccccagcactttgggaggctgaggcggaaggattgcttgaagccagaagtttgagagcagcataggcaacagagtgagaatccgtctttataaaaaaaattagctggggctgggcacggtgcctcacgcctgtaatcccagcactttgggaggcagaggcaagtggatcacctgaggtcgggagttggagaccagcctgaccgatatggagaaaccccatctctactgaaaattcaaaattagccaggcatggtagtgggagcctgtaatcccacctacttgggaggctgaggcaggagaatcacttgaacctgggaggcggaggttgcagtgagccgagatcagactattggactccagcctgggtgacaagagtgaaaatccgtctcaaaacaaaacaaaaaccagggtctcactctgtcacccaggctggagtgcagtggtgcaatctcagctcactgcagcctccacctcccagactcaaggcttcctcccacctcagcctcccaagtagctgggactacatgggcacacctggctaatttatttgtagttttggtagaaaAGGACTTTCGCCACGTTAcaagggctggtcttgaactactgagctcaagcgatctgcctacctcggcctcccaaagtgctgggattacaggcgtgagccactgtgcccggctgcggGTGCCAGTTTTAACCAGTAGGCATCATTATCCATCTTCACGCCAACTGCAATGTCTGTCAACCACCATGCCAACTTTGTCAAGTAGCAACAGGCCAACTGCAGTTGAGCCTCATGTCAACCAATTACAGTGTGCTCCATACCAACCTTGCTGGACACAGCCACACCAAGCCCCCAAACATGGTGAGCTCTGGGACCCCTATTTCCCAGTCAAGACCCCACTCCTCAACCAGGCCAGTTCCCAGGGTTCCGGGGAGGTACCTTGGCTGTGGATTCTGCCGTGCCCCCGCATCCATGGTGGCCTCCTCTTGTGCCAGCAGCCTCCATGCTTCCTCTTCAGCTGCTTGCAGGTCACCCGTGGGGGCTTCGTCTCTTGCTTCTGAGTTGGCCTCCCACAGAGCAAGAAGAACCCTGTATGCCTCTTCACAGTGCTCACTGTGGGACACTGGTTCTGAGTGCTTCGGGACACTCAgcttggctgggtgcaatggccctcgcctgtagtcctaacactttgggaggctgaggcgggaggattacctgaggtcaggagttcgagaccagcctgaccaacatggtgaaaccccgtctctactaaaaatacaaagattagcaaggtgtggtggtacgcacctgtagttccagctactcaggaggctgaggcaggagaatcgcttgaaccagggaggtggaggttgcagtgagccaagagggcaccactgcactccagcctgggtgacagagctagactctgtctcaaaaaaaaaaaaagaaagaaaaaaaaaaaaaacgcttagCTACATCTCACTCTATAGGTGCCAGTCCCCACTTGCTCCTGAGCTCCTCTTCTCCCCACTGTCCTCAACTCTGGAAGCATGTAGACTCCCTTACCAACCCTGAACTAAAATTGCCTTAAGTTAATTTctgggccgggcgaggtggctcacacctgtaatcccagcactttaggaggccaagttgggtggatcacgatgtcaggagttcgagactagcctggcccatatggtgaaacccgtctctactaaaaacacaaaaattagctgggtatggtggcatacacctgcaatcccagctactcaggaggctgagacatgagtgtcatttgaacccaggaggcagaggttgcagtgagctgagatctcgccactgcattccagcctgggtgacacagcaagactctgccccccccccaaaaaaattaatttctgaagTGGGGAAGGTGCTCTCCAGTGAGGGTTCTGTGGATTGGGGCCATCCTCAGAAAGCCCATTCCCTCCCCAGCTGGTGACATCACGGGCAGGGTACACTGACCTGTACTGCAAGGCCAGATGCAATgctgtggcctcagcctcccgctggCCTAGCTGCATACTGAGGCCCTCACAGTGGCCCTTGTATCCCTGGAGCACAGCTGATAGCAGACGGTTAAAGCATTTGAGCTTCTCAATGCTCCTGTTCCCAAAGGTGGGGAAGAGGGAAAGTCAGAGGCCTTCTAAGGCAGTCAGGCCTCAATTTCCACCCTTACCCTCCCTCCTGTTGCAGCTTCAGACTCCAGGCCTTGTAACTCAGCTGGAGGAGGTGCCTGTGCCCTTATGAGCTCAGCATTTGAGTCTCTTACCCCCGGAGTTGCTCCATCTGGGCTTCCATGATGTGCATCTCAGGACTGAGGGGCTGGGTGGGAAGAGACCCAAGGATCTGGGTGCTGGAATGGCTGCGGAGGCGCTGAAGCAGGGGGTGAGCCAGGGAGAAGGAGTCCTGCCAAGAAAAGGTGATGTAATTGACCCCAATTGTCACCAAGAGCCTGGGATTGTAGGTATTTTGCAACCCCAGAAGCTGTTGGATCCCGTGACAAAGATTTGAGTCTCATCCCCCAGAAGACTAAGGACATCAAGACCGTGGGATTGAACTACTCACACTCACCTGAGTCTCCCAGGGTTCCCTGTCTGCCTCAGAGCTGCTAGAACCACTGCCTGAACCACCTGCTTGGCTGTGGGAAAGACGTGGGAAGGGCTCCAGCCTCAGGAGGGAATTCTGCAACTCCTGAACCTGGGAAGGATGAGGGGGGATGTCAGGCCAAGGGGCTGAAACCAACCACCAGCCTTCCCTCCCCAAGGCCTGTTCTTGGGGAAGTGGCAAGAACCCTAGCTGGAAGGCAGGAGGCTTGGATACTTAGCCTGCCAAAAATCTCACTGTCTGACCTTGGGAATGTTTGTCAGCTGCTGAGGATTTCATTTTTCCCAGCAGAAAAATGGGCCCCACTCTGGAGGAAAATGAATCCCTGGACTGGGCTCCCATAGCCCCGAGTTTTCCTACCAGCCTGAGATGAGGGCTTCCCTCTCAATACCTCATTCAGCCacatgacttttttatttttatttttatttttgagatagagtcttgctctgtcacccaggctgaaatgcagtggcacagtctcagcccactgcaacctctgcctcccgggttcaagtgattctcctgcctcagcctcctgagtagctgggattacgggcatctgccaccatgcctgacaaatttttgtattttcagtagagatggggtttcaccatgttgaccaggctggtcttgaactgctgacctcaagtgatcttcctgacttagcctcccaaagtgctgggattataggcatgagccactgcacccagcagccACATGGCTTTAAATGCCACCTACATGCTGAGGATGCTCAAGTGTCTCCCTCCTGCCCTGCTGTCTCCCTTGAGCCCTGGACTCAGACACACAGCTGCTCCCTTGAGGACCCCACGTGGATGTCTTATGGGCACTTGAGCTTATCAAGGGCTAAAGAGATCTGGTCACCACCAGCCAAACCTGCCCACCCTGTAGCTCCTCCATCTCTCCCTTCTAGTCCTTCAGGTCCCAAAGCCTGAAGTTCTCTCTAGCCTTCATGCTCACACCCATCTTGCACATCACCCAAAATCCGTCCGCATCTCTCCACCTCCACAACCTCCACCATCCTGCGTGTCTGGACCAGTGAAGTCACCTCCTGGCTCTCCAAGAGTCCACCCTCACCCTCTCAGACTGTTCCTACCTCTGCCACCAGAGGGCGCCTCTGAACACCTGCGTCGAGCACCCCCTCCTCTGCTCAGAACCCTCCGGGGCTCTCACCTTAATCAGAGCAAAGCCCAAGTGCCTCCTTGCAGCCCACGAGGCCCTGCGCGATCTGCATTTGTCCTCCCTCTGTTCTGGCTCCCCACACTCTCCCTGTTGCGCCCTgtgttccagccacactggcgTCCTTCGGGTTCCTTGAACAGGCCAGTCATGCTGCCACTCCAGGGCCTGGTCTCACCaccctcagttttctttctttttctttttcttttttttttttttttgagagttttcctctgtcgcttaggctagagtgcaatggcgggatctcggctcactgcctcctgagttcaagcgattctcctgcctcaggagttcaagcgattctcctgcctcagcctcctgagtagctgggaccgggACTACCAGCGCGTGCCAGCACGCCCgactaaatttttttgtatttttagtagagatggggtttcaccatgttagccagcatggtctcgatctgctgaccttgtgatctgcccacctcggcctctcaaagtgttgggattacaggcgtgagccaccatgcctggcttttttttttttttttttttttttttttttttttgagacagtctcactctgtcacccaggctggagtgcagtggtgcgatctcggttcactgcaagctctgcctcctaggatcaggcgattcttgtgccttagcctccctggtagctgcaGAATTgcgtcaagcaattctcctgcctcagcctcctgagtagctgagattacaggcatgtgccaccacacctggctaatttttgtatttttagtaaagacagggtttcaccatgttggtcaggctggtctctaactcctggcctcaagggatccacccaccttggcctcccaaagtgctggtgtagattacaggcatgagccaccacacccagccaatctggctgtttttttttttttttttttttttgagacagagtctcactcagtcccccaggctggagtgcattgatgtgatctcagctcactgccacctccatcacccgggttcaagtgattctcctgcctcaacctcctgagtagc
This Rhinopithecus roxellana isolate Shanxi Qingling chromosome 8, ASM756505v1, whole genome shotgun sequence DNA region includes the following protein-coding sequences:
- the USHBP1 gene encoding Usher syndrome type-1C protein-binding protein 1 isoform X3; this encodes MLYPTDKKTDEGTGRGLASAPEVPQKPAVEAHQAPEAALQYKETVPPGIGAPDVFQTLQHALSSLEAAAAAWRHRPPSHPGPMGLEDTSKGGPGPLGKQEGAGSSQREAARLAERNAWLRLALSSREDELVRTQASLEAIRAEKETLQKEVQELQNSLLRLEPFPRLSHSQAGGSGSGSSSSEADREPWETQDSFSLAHPLLQRLRSHSSTQILGSLPTQPLSPEMHIMEAQMEQLRGSIEKLKCFNRLLSAVLQGYKGHCEGLSMQLGQREAEATALHLALQYSLLSSWNYSEHCEEAYRVLLALWEANSEARDEAPTGDLQAAEEEAWRLLAQEEATMDAGARQNPQPSPEGSSVDKPTPQEVAFQLQSYVQRLQERRSLVKILSEPGPTLAPMPTVPRAEAMVQAILGTQAGPALPRLEKTQIQQDLVATREALTDLMLRLQLVRREKRGLELREAALRALGPAHVLLLEQLRWERAELRTGGANSSGGHSSGGGSSGDEEEWYQGLPAVPGGTSGIDGGQVGRPWDPEKLAQELAASLTRTLDLREQLQSLRRELERVAQKGRARRSQSAELNRDLCKAHSALVLAFRGAHRKQEEQCRKLEQQMALMEAQQAEEVAVLEATARALGKPRPPLPPPQLGDTVL
- the USHBP1 gene encoding Usher syndrome type-1C protein-binding protein 1 isoform X1, with translation MSARATRPRSRRGRHALPGELDPVAESSEEVEAASGSSKLSFAPPPVSSGLEQLGPMEEVSGQGLGSRTDKKTDEGTGRGLASAPEVPQKPAVEAHQAPEAALQYKETVPPGIGAPDVFQTLQHALSSLEAAAAAWRHRPPSHPGPMGLEDTSKGGPGPLGKQEGAGSSQREAARLAERNAWLRLALSSREDELVRTQASLEAIRAEKETLQKEVQELQNSLLRLEPFPRLSHSQAGGSGSGSSSSEADREPWETQDSFSLAHPLLQRLRSHSSTQILGSLPTQPLSPEMHIMEAQMEQLRGSIEKLKCFNRLLSAVLQGYKGHCEGLSMQLGQREAEATALHLALQYSLLSSWNYSEHCEEAYRVLLALWEANSEARDEAPTGDLQAAEEEAWRLLAQEEATMDAGARQNPQPSPEGSSVDKPTPQEVAFQLQSYVQRLQERRSLVKILSEPGPTLAPMPTVPRAEAMVQAILGTQAGPALPRLEKTQIQQDLVATREALTDLMLRLQLVRREKRGLELREAALRALGPAHVLLLEQLRWERAELRTGGANSSGGHSSGGGSSGDEEEWYQGLPAVPGGTSGIDGGQVGRPWDPEKLAQELAASLTRTLDLREQLQSLRRELERVAQKGRARRSQSAELNRDLCKAHSALVLAFRGAHRKQEEQCRKLEQQMALMEAQQAEEVAVLEATARALGKPRPPLPPPQLGDTVL
- the USHBP1 gene encoding Usher syndrome type-1C protein-binding protein 1 isoform X4; protein product: MLYPTDKKTDEGTGRGLASAPEVPQKPAVEAHQAPEAALQYKETVPPGIGAPDVFQTLQHALSSLEAAAAAWRHRPPSHPGPMGLEDTSKGGPGPLGKQEGAGSSQREAARLAERNAWLRLALSSREDELVRTQASLEAIRAEKETLQKEVQELQNSLLRLEPFPRLSHSQAGGSGSGSSSSEADREPWETQDSFSLAHPLLQRLRSHSSTQILGSLPTQPLSPEMHIMEAQMEQLRGSIEKLKCFNRLLSAVLQGYKGHCEGLSMQLGQREAEATALHLALQYSEHCEEAYRVLLALWEANSEARDEAPTGDLQAAEEEAWRLLAQEEATMDAGARQNPQPSPEGSSVDKPTPQEVAFQLQSYVQRLQERRSLVKILSEPGPTLAPMPTVPRAEAMVQAILGTQAGPALPRLEKTQIQQDLVATREALTDLMLRLQLVRREKRGLELREAALRALGPAHVLLLEQLRWERAELRTGGANSSGGHSSGGGSSGDEEEWYQGLPAVPGGTSGIDGGQVGRPWDPEKLAQELAASLTRTLDLREQLQSLRRELERVAQKGRARRSQSAELNRDLCKAHSALVLAFRGAHRKQEEQCRKLEQQMALMEAQQAEEVAVLEATARALGKPRPPLPPPQLGDTVL
- the USHBP1 gene encoding Usher syndrome type-1C protein-binding protein 1 isoform X2, with protein sequence MSARATRPRSRRGRHALPGELDPVAESSEEVEAASGSSKLSFAPPPVSSGLEQLGPMEEVSGQGLGSRTDKKTDEGTGRGLASAPEVPQKPAVEAHQAPEAALQYKETVPPGIGAPDVFQTLQHALSSLEAAAAAWRHRPPSHPGPMGLEDTSKGGPGPLGKQEGAGSSQREAARLAERNAWLRLALSSREDELVRTQASLEAIRAEKETLQKEVQELQNSLLRLEPFPRLSHSQAGGSGSGSSSSEADREPWETQDSFSLAHPLLQRLRSHSSTQILGSLPTQPLSPEMHIMEAQMEQLRGSIEKLKCFNRLLSAVLQGYKGHCEGLSMQLGQREAEATALHLALQYSEHCEEAYRVLLALWEANSEARDEAPTGDLQAAEEEAWRLLAQEEATMDAGARQNPQPSPEGSSVDKPTPQEVAFQLQSYVQRLQERRSLVKILSEPGPTLAPMPTVPRAEAMVQAILGTQAGPALPRLEKTQIQQDLVATREALTDLMLRLQLVRREKRGLELREAALRALGPAHVLLLEQLRWERAELRTGGANSSGGHSSGGGSSGDEEEWYQGLPAVPGGTSGIDGGQVGRPWDPEKLAQELAASLTRTLDLREQLQSLRRELERVAQKGRARRSQSAELNRDLCKAHSALVLAFRGAHRKQEEQCRKLEQQMALMEAQQAEEVAVLEATARALGKPRPPLPPPQLGDTVL